The DNA window ACGTTCAAGGCAAACAGGCCCTTGCCGCCCTTGCCCAACGCACCGACCAGGATGTTGTTGCCCGGCGTCTGGGTGCGGTTGGAGACGATGATGGGGCCATCGACAAAGAAGCGGTGCGAATAGTCCGGACGGCTGATCGTGCTCAGGTCGCTCAGGCTGATGCCGGCGGGGATGAAGGCGAAGCGCTCCGCACCAGTGGCGGCGTTGATGGCGTGCAACATGCCGTCATTCGCGCCCACGTAAAGCGTATCGGTGTTGGGCGCATACGCCGGCGAGGAACTGACGATGTCGCCGAGCAGGTGGACGCGATCGCGCAGGTTGCCTTGATGCTGGACTTCGCGGCTGCGGTCGCCCTTGATGTAGGCCGCATTCTGCGCGCCGGTCGCCTTGTATTCGTCATTGGTGCCGTTGCGATCCAGCGCGGTGATCTGCGCCTCGGTCGGGAAGTCGGCGCCAATGCCGCCACTGGAGGTCAGCACCTTGCGGTTGGTGGTGGGAATGCCGGCCGAAGCGGTCCACGAGGCCGTGGTGTTGAAACCCGATTCGTTGGCGCGCTTGGTATAGGACAGGATTTCGCCGGTCCAGTAGCCGGCCTGATACTTGGCCTGGAACAGCCTGGAATTGTTGCTCAAGGAGGCCGAGTTGGCCGCGATGTTGGAGAACGAACCCACCTCCGTGCTGATCTGTGCCAACGCCGCGCTCAGGCCCTCCTTGAACAGCTTGGGATTGCCTGCGGCGACGAAGTTGCCGCGTCCGTTGACGGCCGCATGCAGCAGATCATCGATGGTGGTGTTGCCGTCGCCGCGCGGTTGCGGCCAGCCGGCCACGCCGTTCACGGTCGCGCCTGTGGTCGAGGACATCACCGCGGCCACTGACTTCTGATCCACGGTGCCGCTCAGGCCAATGGCGATGCCAAAGGTGACCATGTGCTGCCAGAACGCCGGATTGTTGGGCGACGAGGGCACGATGTTGGACATGCCCGGTCGCAGATCCGTCTTCCAGTACTTCATGGCCACGTCGGCCAGCGTCGCGTCGATCTGCGATGCATTGGCGGCCTGGCCGAGATAGGACGTGCTGTAGCCGTCGGTGAATGGAACCGCCGGCGTGTACTGGTAGCTCTGCGTGCCTTGGGTAATGGTCGCGCCCGCCGTGCCGTCCGCATTGCCGGTGCCAGTCGTGTAGTTGGACGCGCTGTTCCAGTAACCGTCGGTCGTCAGGATGGTGAAGTTCTTGCGGCAGGCCAGCTGGTCGTTGCCGGTGCCCGGGCCATAGGGGCCGTTGGCGGCGTCGCTGCTGAAGTAGTCGCCAGCCTTCTGCAGCGCGCCGTGCAATGGCGTGCCGTCGTTGCCATAGGTAGCGAACAGGCGGTTGTACCAGCGCGTACGGTTGTTCGCGTCCGGCGTGTCCAGGAACAGGCCAAAGTTGTGGTTGACCGGGATGGGCACCGCGTAGGTCGGCGAGTTCGCGGCCGGGTTGGCCGGATCGCGGGCAGCGCCCCAAATCGTGCGGTAACCCACGCGCATGTCGGCGGTAATGCCACTGAAGGCGGCGCTGGCGCCAGCCTTGGCCGCTTTCATGCGGGTGCGATGGTAGGAGAACCAGGTGGCGTAGTTGGCGATTTCGGCCGAGACCGAATTGCGCACGCTCGGGTTGGGCAGTGCGTCGACACAGCCGGTCCAGCCACCGGAGGTGCCGGTATCGCCGGACCCGCAGGCGTTGCTCAGGCGATAGGTGACCCGCAGTGTGACATTGCTGAAAGTGCTGTTGTTGTTGCCGCTACGATCGGCGTACAGGCGGACCTGGTAGCTGCCGGCCGGCGCATAGTCCCAGGTGAGGGTTTCGGCGTTGGCGCTGGTGGCCGCCCGGCGATCATAGTTGTCGATGTCCGGCTCGGCGCCGCGGCGCAGATAGATGTCGGCGCCGTTGCGGGTGAATGATCCACCCGTGGTGGTCACCGTCAGGGCGTAGACATGCTCGGGCAAGTCAAACGTGTAGGTGGCGGCGTAGCCGGACGAAGTGCGGTTCTGGCCAGTCCTCGGAAAACCGGTCGGCGTGTTGACCGTGGTTTCCTGGGTCAGCGTCGTGTACTCGGATCGCTTGATCGTCGACGCATCCATGATCTGGTAGCGGTAATAGTTGCGACCGTCTGCCAGTTGCGTAGCGGTGTAGCTGGTGTCCTTGGGCACGTAGAAGGTCTGCGGACCACCGCACACCAGGGTGTCATTGCTGTTGCCGTCGACGCCATTGCCGTTGTAGTCGTAGCGGGCGCAGCTGGCCGGATCGGCCAGGTTGATGGTGGTGCCCGAAGCGAAATTGAAGCTGGCGAAGACCGAGCCGTAGGAGGTGCCGCCGGTCATCGGCGCACCGCTGGCGGTGGTCCATGGCGCGTAGTTGTCCTCGGCCTTCAAGTTCATCGGGTTGTAGAAAACCGTATTGCGCGTATATGCGCGCGCCGCCACGTTGATGTTGCTGGTGGCCGGCACCGAGTCGGGCATGTAGTCGAATGCCATCGAGCCCGAGTCATCCAGGATGAACAACACGTTGGGCGGCACGCGCGCGCCGGTGCTCAACGGATCCGTGGGCAAGGTGATGCCGGCATTGACCGGCAACGCCAGCAGGGTGGCGAAGAACATCGACGCGCCGGGGCCCACACGGCGCCAGAAGCGCTGGGCCAGCGTCGGAGTGGAGGAATTCTGCCTGGACATGGGTGGCTCCGGCTTACAGCGCAATGAAGTTGGTTTGCAGGATGACCGCGGCGCGTTCGCCGCCGTTTACATCCAGACTGCGGGCGGTGATGCGGTAACGCGGACGCAGGCACAGCGGCGAACGGCTGGTTTCGTCCACCAGATCGCAGCCCGGCCACGTCGGCGCATCGCCCATGTACTCGACGATGTAGCTGGCCGGCGGCGCGATCTCGCTGCGGCTGTCGGCACTGGCGGCAGCCCAGTTGTCGGCGGAAAAACCCGTGTCCAGCCAGCGATCGGTGTTGGTCGCCACCGGCAGCGA is part of the Pseudoxanthomonas indica genome and encodes:
- a CDS encoding PilC/PilY family type IV pilus protein, with protein sequence MSRQNSSTPTLAQRFWRRVGPGASMFFATLLALPVNAGITLPTDPLSTGARVPPNVLFILDDSGSMAFDYMPDSVPATSNINVAARAYTRNTVFYNPMNLKAEDNYAPWTTASGAPMTGGTSYGSVFASFNFASGTTINLADPASCARYDYNGNGVDGNSNDTLVCGGPQTFYVPKDTSYTATQLADGRNYYRYQIMDASTIKRSEYTTLTQETTVNTPTGFPRTGQNRTSSGYAATYTFDLPEHVYALTVTTTGGSFTRNGADIYLRRGAEPDIDNYDRRAATSANAETLTWDYAPAGSYQVRLYADRSGNNNSTFSNVTLRVTYRLSNACGSGDTGTSGGWTGCVDALPNPSVRNSVSAEIANYATWFSYHRTRMKAAKAGASAAFSGITADMRVGYRTIWGAARDPANPAANSPTYAVPIPVNHNFGLFLDTPDANNRTRWYNRLFATYGNDGTPLHGALQKAGDYFSSDAANGPYGPGTGNDQLACRKNFTILTTDGYWNSASNYTTGTGNADGTAGATITQGTQSYQYTPAVPFTDGYSTSYLGQAANASQIDATLADVAMKYWKTDLRPGMSNIVPSSPNNPAFWQHMVTFGIAIGLSGTVDQKSVAAVMSSTTGATVNGVAGWPQPRGDGNTTIDDLLHAAVNGRGNFVAAGNPKLFKEGLSAALAQISTEVGSFSNIAANSASLSNNSRLFQAKYQAGYWTGEILSYTKRANESGFNTTASWTASAGIPTTNRKVLTSSGGIGADFPTEAQITALDRNGTNDEYKATGAQNAAYIKGDRSREVQHQGNLRDRVHLLGDIVSSSPAYAPNTDTLYVGANDGMLHAINAATGAERFAFIPAGISLSDLSTISRPDYSHRFFVDGPIIVSNRTQTPGNNILVGALGKGGKGLFALNVNDPDAVTATNILRWQRFESNQNNMGLVQSRPLIVKLNNGTTGLIVPNGINSTNGMAVLLVLSLSDGSVIAELNTNAGDPAQDSPSSNGLTGAVGWDRDGNGTTDYVYGGDMLGNMWKFDISSATTSNWGVGNSGAPIFVALGPDGTTRQAITASPTVALHPTTYKTWVFFGTGRFMTNGDVASRTVQTMYAVVDSGPAATKADMTQRSIIYVNNEDAAEATQRAFQQNSPLATGSRGWYINLIDPSPAVASGERVVTSPQLDGTVLEFSTIIPTSTACQTDGRGYLNALDAFSGTSTTVPYFDVNGDGVFDHRDQAALGGGATAPVGSVDPGVGMVTQGSLFSGDGTAAGGGQVCAAGSGGTMGCLGKNEVRNVGRVSWREAIRN
- a CDS encoding pilus assembly PilX family protein; protein product: MNTRILRSRYRQAGASLVVVMILLVVMTLLGLAVLRSTLLEERMSANLLDRSYAFQAAEAALRQGEVLAGASGTRAAVPADGCENGLCSLPVATNTDRWLDTGFSADNWAAASADSRSEIAPPASYIVEYMGDAPTWPGCDLVDETSRSPLCLRPRYRITARSLDVNGGERAAVILQTNFIAL